In Acidobacteriota bacterium, the sequence TCCTGGAAGCGGACCACGCCGTCGGAGGTGGCGAAGAGGGTGTCGTCCTTGCCCCGCCCGACGTTCTCGCCGGGGAAGAAGCGAGTCCCCCGCTGACGCACGATGATGGAGCCGCCGGTGACGAACTGGCCACCGTAACGCTTGACCCCGAGGTGCTGGGGATTGGAGTCGCGACCGTTGCGACTGGAACCCTGTCCTTTTTTATGAGCCATGGTGTTGAGTCTCCTGCCGATGCCCGCGCGGCGAGCGCGAGCCGGCGATCAGGCCTGGATATCCTTGATGCGGACGCGCATCAGGTCCTGGCGATGGCCGCGGGTCCGGCGATATTGCTTGCGGCGCTTCATCTTGAACACCAGCACCTTGGGACCGCGCACGCGGTCGACCAGCTCTGCGCTGACCTTGGCGCCGTCGAGCACCGGGCTGCCGATCTGGGTCCCGTCGTCGCCGGAGACCATCAGCACGCGGTCGAAGTGAACCTCGCTGCCGCGGTTGCCCGCGTCCTTGAGCAACTCCACGTCGATCACGTCGCCGGGCTGAACCCGATATTGCTTGCCGCCTGTTTCGATCACAGCATACATACTTGAAACACTCCTACTCTGAACTCTTACCGAGAATCCACGCCAGACTAGGTCCACAACGGCGTGGACGGCGCAGAATACCACGGGGGCCTGACCGGGTCAAAGGATTCTGCTCATGAGTGGTGACTGGACCGGAAAGCCGCCCGTCGAGATGGTGGGCTGGCGCCCATTCTACGGCCCCTTGCCTCATCCTTCGGGGCGAGAGCATAGAATCAACGGTGGAGGTAGAAGAATATGGCGAGCGTCCCCGACTATCTGATCTGCATCGAGTGCGAAACCCCGTGCTACGAGTTCGAATGGGCCGAAGGCAAGCTCATCGAGGTCATGTGCCTGGCCTGCGGCAACGAGGACACCGACTCCTTCAGCACCCAGGAAGATCTGGACGCCATGATCGGCGCCGCCGACGACTGAGGCTCTTCGCCAATAAAGACGTCAGGCCGCTTCCGGCAGCACCAGCCGCACTGTGGTGCCCTCCCCTGGCTCGCTCTCCACCTGCACTTCCGCCTGGTGCGCCTTGGCGATGCGGTCGACGATGGCCAGCCCCAGCCCGGTACCCCCCTTGCGGGTGGAGAAGAAGAGCTCGAACATCTTCTCCCTCTCCTCGGCATCCATGCCGGCGCCGTTGTC encodes:
- the rpmA gene encoding 50S ribosomal protein L27, which produces MAHKKGQGSSRNGRDSNPQHLGVKRYGGQFVTGGSIIVRQRGTRFFPGENVGRGKDDTLFATSDGVVRFQ
- the rplU gene encoding 50S ribosomal protein L21, which gives rise to MYAVIETGGKQYRVQPGDVIDVELLKDAGNRGSEVHFDRVLMVSGDDGTQIGSPVLDGAKVSAELVDRVRGPKVLVFKMKRRKQYRRTRGHRQDLMRVRIKDIQA